The proteins below are encoded in one region of Acetobacter oryzoeni:
- a CDS encoding DNA-binding domain-containing protein — MVTVGGNFRTLLGFFSHENAMRQTKPSITSVSEDVWSRASHRHALLRGLLEENQRNHLSVKLVASDLGISVQHTYRLLKKLREEQTTASLLPLPRGPRVGNRRLAVNIEKIIEEVIKKIYFKREKPTLKQVHRYIECECQKSGFNVPSMKAVRSRVAACNSKTLIRKREGKTATEAAFHQIQGGLEAERPLDIVQIDHTKVDLMLVDDVTRASIGRPWLTLVMDIHTRMVLGFLLSLEAPSTTSVALALTQAVLPKDSWRAERLIENSWPTCGLPRCIHVDNGAEFHGRSFERGCEQHGIQIAYRPPATPRYGGHIERLMGSFAGGGEILR; from the coding sequence GTGGTAACAGTGGGTGGAAACTTCCGTACATTGCTTGGCTTCTTTTCACACGAGAATGCGATGCGACAGACAAAACCGTCAATCACTTCTGTTAGTGAAGATGTTTGGTCAAGAGCATCCCATCGACATGCACTGCTGCGTGGATTGTTGGAGGAAAATCAAAGAAATCATCTTTCAGTCAAATTAGTCGCAAGCGACCTGGGTATCAGTGTTCAACACACTTACCGCCTTCTGAAAAAACTACGTGAGGAACAAACCACAGCGAGTTTGCTCCCATTACCTCGTGGGCCTCGTGTCGGGAACAGACGCTTAGCCGTAAATATAGAAAAAATAATCGAAGAAGTGATAAAGAAGATATATTTTAAACGTGAAAAACCGACATTGAAACAGGTCCATCGATATATAGAGTGTGAATGCCAAAAATCAGGTTTCAATGTGCCGTCCATGAAAGCTGTTCGATCACGTGTTGCAGCTTGCAATTCAAAAACACTTATCAGGAAACGCGAAGGAAAAACGGCGACTGAAGCTGCGTTTCATCAGATTCAAGGAGGTCTCGAAGCAGAAAGGCCCTTGGATATCGTTCAGATTGACCATACCAAGGTTGATCTCATGCTAGTCGACGATGTTACTCGTGCGAGCATCGGTCGACCTTGGCTAACACTGGTGATGGATATTCATACGCGTATGGTTCTGGGGTTTCTTCTGTCCCTCGAAGCTCCCAGCACCACTTCAGTCGCGCTTGCCCTTACACAGGCGGTTCTCCCCAAAGATTCCTGGCGTGCGGAGCGTCTGATTGAAAACAGTTGGCCAACGTGTGGGCTTCCTCGTTGCATTCATGTCGATAATGGAGCGGAGTTTCATGGTCGTTCTTTTGAGCGTGGTTGTGAGCAACATGGCATTCAGATTGCTTATCGACCGCCCGCTACTCCACGTTATGGTGGACACATAGAACGTTTGATGGGGTCGTTTGCGGGAGGGGGCGAAATCCTACGCTAA